DNA sequence from the Streptomyces canus genome:
AAGGCGGCCGGCTCGGTGACGGCGACCGACCCGGACGGGGTGGTACGCACCTTCGCACGGCCGGCCCGAAGGCCCTCCGCGCTCGCCGTGACCTTCAGGACCCCCGGCTCGGTGCCGGAGCGCACGATCGCGAGGGCCTTTCCATGGAAGGCGGTCCGGGTGGTGGCCTGGTAGCGCTCGGCGCTCTCCTCGCGGCCGTTGTCGAGACCGGCGAGGGAGCCGCCTCTCACCGCGAAGGAGATCAGGTGCTCGGCGTCCGGCACCACCACCCCCCGGGAGTCGACGACGTCCGCCGTGACGAAGACCAGCGAACGGCCGTCCGCGGCGAGCGAATTGCGGTCGGCGGTGAGGCGTACGGCATGGGGCTTGCCGGCCGTGCGCAGCACGTCGGTGGCGACCACCTTGCCGTTCCTGCGGGCCACGGCCTTCAACTCGCCCGGCGCGTAGGGCACTTTCCAGGCCAGATGGAGTTTGCCCGCGCTGCCGTTCGGGCTGGTGTAGCTGCCGGGGTAGGGGCCGTCGGTGAAGGTCTTGTCGTCGCCGGGGGCTTCCGTGGTCTCCAGGTACACCCGGCCGTCGGTGGTCTTCTTGGTGTCGAGGATCCGGGTGCCGAGGGACGTGCCGTTGAGGAACAGCTCGACGGTGGGGACGTTGGCGTACGCCCACACCTCGACCGTGTCGCCCTCCGCGTGGTTCCAGGTCATCGGAACGAGATGGACCATCGGTTCGTCGACCCACTGGCTGCGGAAGAGGTGGTACATGTCCTTCGGGAAGCCGGCGGTGTCGACCGCGCCGAAGAAGGACGCCTTCACCGGGAAGACGTCGTACGGCGTGGGCTCCCCGATGTAGTCGATGCCCGACCAGAGGAACTGCCCGGCGAACCACTTTCGGTCCCGGTCCTTCTTGTGCCCGTACTCGCCGCTCATGGTCCAGGAGGCGAGGTTGTTGTCGTACGACGAGGTCTCCCGTCTGCCCGGCGTGTGGTTCTCGCCGGTGTTGAGGTGCTCGGGCTCCTGGTAGGTGCCGCGGGTCGAGGTCTCGGAGGAGGACTCGGACTCGAAGAGGAAGAGGTGCGGGTAGGCGGCGTGCAGCTGGTCCACCGACTTGGCCGTGTTGTAGTTGAGTCCGAGCCCGTCCAGCTTGGCCAGCATCAGGTCGGCCGCCGAGTCCTTGGCGGGCAGGCGGCGGTACTTGTCGGAGCCGATGATCAGCGGGCGGGTGTCGTCGACGGCCTTGATCGCGGCGATGATCCGGTCGGCCATGGCGAGTCCGGCAGTGGACGTCGAGTCGGGGATCTCGTTGCCGATCGACCACAGCAGCACCGCGGGCGAGTTACGGGCCGCGAGGACCATCTCGGTCGCGTCCCTCTCGCACCACTCGTCGAAGAACCGGCCGTAGTCGTAGCGCGTCTTGCCGGTGCGCCAGCAGTCGAACGCCTCCACCAGCATCACGATGCCCAGTTCCTCACAGACCTGGATCATCTCCGGGGAGGGCGGGTTGTGGGAGGTGCGGAAGGCGTTGACGCCCATCGACTTCATGAGGGTCATCTGTCTGCGGATCGCGTCGATGCTGACGGCCGCGCCGAGGGCGCCCAGATCGTGGTGGAGGTCGACGCCCTTGATCTTGTGGTGGGCGCCGTTGAGATGGAAGCCCTCGTCCGGATCGAAGCGGAAGGTGCGCAGGCCGAACGGGGTGCGGTAGGTGTCGACCAGCTCGCCGTCGCGGCGGAGTTCGGTCTCCAGGGTGTAGCGGTGAGGCTCCGAGATGTCCCACAACCGGGGTTCGGGGACAGGGAGTTCATGGGTCTCCGTCGCCCTCTGCCCGACCGTGATCGTGGTGGCCGTGCGGGCCACGGTCCGGCCCCGGGGGTCCTTGATCCGTGAGCGGATCTCGACCGGCCCCGCCGTGCCGGACTCGTCGACCACCGAGGTCCGCACTCGGACGCGGGCACCCTCGGCGGTGATCTCCGGCGTGGTGACCTGGGTGCCCCAGCGCTCCACGTGCACCGGATCGGTGACGACCAGGCGGGCCTCGCGGTAGATGCCGCTGCCCGAGTACCAGCGGCTGCTGGGGAGCCGGTTCTGCACCTTGACCGCGATCACGTTCTCGGTGGTTCCGTCGGCGTGGAGCAGGTCGGTGAGGTCGAAGGCGAAGCCGGTGTAGCCGTAGGGGTGACGGCCGGCCTCGGTGCCGTTGCAGTAGACGTACGAGTCCATGTAGACGCCGTCGAACTCCACCGAGATCCGCTTGCCGGCGAAGGCGGGCGGCAGGGTGAAGGACAGGCGGTACCAGCCCAGGCCGCCGGGGAAGAAGCCGGTGCCGCTGGTGGTGCCGTTCTCGGTGGTCGGGGCGAGCTCGATGCTCCAGTCGTGCGGCACCGCGATCTCGCGCCACCCCGAGTCGTCGTACCCCGGCGCCGCGGCGTCCGTGTACTCCCCCGTCGGATCGGTGATCCCGCCCGGGTTGACGAGCGCGAAGCGCCAGCCGTCGCGGAGCGCGACGGTAAGGCGGCCGGACGCGTTTCCGGCGGACTCGGCGGCCTGCGCCACCGGCGTGGCCAGCAGCACTCCCGCGGCAGGGGCGGCCGTGGAAGCGAGCAGAACCGATCTGCGCGTGACGGTCATGGCGGCTCTCCCTCATCAGGGACCATAAGTACTCACAACTGATCGTGAACACACAGAATCTGACGACGTGCCACTCAAGTCCGTCAAGGGTGCGGAAAGCGCGTTCTGCCCGGCCGTCCCCTCGGACGGCTCATTCGCCTCCGCGCGCCGCCGCCCCGTACAGATGGGATCGGCGTTCACTGGCGGGCGGGACGCACTAGGCTGGGACTCGATTTGCGCACCTGTTCACTGTGCGTAGGCGCGATGGAGTAGCGACGATGAGGCCGGTGGATCCGTTCGACGATGCCTCGACCGCGCGGGCCGTCATCGACGACCGCGGCGCCGTGGCCAGATGGGGCGTCGGTGCCCGGCGGCTGCTGGGCTACGAGGCCCACGAGGTGCTGGGCCGCCCCGCCGCGGCCCTGCTGGCCGAGCGGGACGCCCTGGCCGCCCTTGTCGGCCCGCGCTGGAGCGGCGATCTCACTCTGCGGCACCGGGACGGCCGCACGGTCCCTGTCCACCTGCTCGCCCTCCGCAGGCCGCCGCTGGGGGACCGGGCCGACTGGCGGGTCGTCGTCCGGCCCGACCACGCGGAGCTCGACCCGCCGGACGACGTGGTGACCGCGGCCGCGCTGGACCAGTCCCCCTGTCCCATGCTGGTCTGCGACGAGCGGCTGCGTCTGCGGTGGATCAACGGCCGGATGGCCGAGCTGATCAGCCTGCCCGACCACGAGGTCAGGGGACTGAGGATCACGGACA
Encoded proteins:
- a CDS encoding glycoside hydrolase family 2 TIM barrel-domain containing protein gives rise to the protein MTVTRRSVLLASTAAPAAGVLLATPVAQAAESAGNASGRLTVALRDGWRFALVNPGGITDPTGEYTDAAAPGYDDSGWREIAVPHDWSIELAPTTENGTTSGTGFFPGGLGWYRLSFTLPPAFAGKRISVEFDGVYMDSYVYCNGTEAGRHPYGYTGFAFDLTDLLHADGTTENVIAVKVQNRLPSSRWYSGSGIYREARLVVTDPVHVERWGTQVTTPEITAEGARVRVRTSVVDESGTAGPVEIRSRIKDPRGRTVARTATTITVGQRATETHELPVPEPRLWDISEPHRYTLETELRRDGELVDTYRTPFGLRTFRFDPDEGFHLNGAHHKIKGVDLHHDLGALGAAVSIDAIRRQMTLMKSMGVNAFRTSHNPPSPEMIQVCEELGIVMLVEAFDCWRTGKTRYDYGRFFDEWCERDATEMVLAARNSPAVLLWSIGNEIPDSTSTAGLAMADRIIAAIKAVDDTRPLIIGSDKYRRLPAKDSAADLMLAKLDGLGLNYNTAKSVDQLHAAYPHLFLFESESSSETSTRGTYQEPEHLNTGENHTPGRRETSSYDNNLASWTMSGEYGHKKDRDRKWFAGQFLWSGIDYIGEPTPYDVFPVKASFFGAVDTAGFPKDMYHLFRSQWVDEPMVHLVPMTWNHAEGDTVEVWAYANVPTVELFLNGTSLGTRILDTKKTTDGRVYLETTEAPGDDKTFTDGPYPGSYTSPNGSAGKLHLAWKVPYAPGELKAVARRNGKVVATDVLRTAGKPHAVRLTADRNSLAADGRSLVFVTADVVDSRGVVVPDAEHLISFAVRGGSLAGLDNGREESAERYQATTRTAFHGKALAIVRSGTEPGVLKVTASAEGLRAGRAKVRTTPSGSVAVTEPAAFTPDHPAPPNYPHVDASYSGRPDTLPAAMLDGDPATGWSNAFSKAATALLPAFSGARAKDWVCVDFGRTRTFDRAEVSFTLSATHSLPAAVEAAVWDGRRYVPAEGVAVAWATASDEPTVVTFDAARGSRLRLTLTSAYPGQTGGAVRISKLAVPGS